In Peromyscus leucopus breed LL Stock chromosome 11, UCI_PerLeu_2.1, whole genome shotgun sequence, a genomic segment contains:
- the Otulinl gene encoding inactive ubiquitin thioesterase OTULINL has protein sequence MEAPRSAPRERERARTTAGSDQVHSWILVASQVVSTAWRIARASVTLVVSLLSASLCYFRRLHLYLGHRLKWWIGYLQRKFKRNLSVEAEVDLLSYCAREWKGETPRAKLMRKAYEELFWRYHIKCVRPVKRDNYDALRSVLFQIFSQGLSFPPWMKEKDIVKLPEKLLFSQGCNWIQQYSFGPEKYTGSNVFGKLRKCVELLKMQWTEFSGMRDYHKRGSMCNILFSDAILEYKLYEALKFIMLYQVTEVYEQMKTNKIIPSLFRLLFSRESSSDPLSFMMNHLNSIGDTCGLEQIDMFILGYSLQVKIKVFRLFKFNSRDFAVCYPEEPLREWPEISLLTENDRQYYIPVF, from the exons GAAGTGACCAGGTTCACTCCTGGATACTGGTTGCAAGCCAAGTCGTCAGCACTGCCTGGAGAATAGCAAGGGCCTCTGTGACGCTGGTGGTGTCCCTTCTGTCCGCGTCCCTCTGCTACTTCAGAAGGCTGCATTTGTATTTAGGGCATCGGCTGAAATG GTGGATTGGATATCTGCAGAGAAAATTCAAAA GAAACCTCAGCGTGGAGGCAGAAGTAGATCTACTCAGTTATTGTGCAAGAGAGTGGAAAGGGGAAACACCCCGTGCCAAACTGATGCGGAAG GCTTATGAGGAACTGTTCTGGAGGTACCATATTAAATGTGTCCGGCCAGTGAAGAGAGATAACTACGATGCTCTCCGGTCCGTGTTGTTCCAGATCTTCAGCCAAGGCCTCTCTTTTCCACCGTGgatgaaagaaaaagacatcGTGAAG CTTCCTGAAAAACTACTCTTTTCTCAAGGCTGTAACTGGATCCAGCAGTACAGTTTTGGACCTGAGAAGTATACAGGTTCCAATGTGTTTGGAAAGTTACGGAAATGTGTGGAGTTATTGAAAATGCAG TGGACCGAGTTTAGTGGGATGAGAGACTATCACAAGAGAGGGAGCATGTGTAACATCCTCTTCTCCGACGCCATCCTGGAGTATAAACTGTACGAAGCTTTGAAGTTCATCATGCTCTACCAGGTCACGGAAGTGTACGAACAAATGAAGACGAACAAGATTATCCCCAGCCTCTTCAGACTCCTGTTCTCCAGGGAGTCCTCCTCAGATCCCTTGAGCTTCATGATGAACCACCTGAATTCCATAGGTGACACCTGTGGATTGGAGCAG ATTGACATGTTTATACTCGGGTATTCCCTTCAAGTAAAGATAAAAGTGTTCCGACTGTTCAAGTTTAACTCCAGAGACTTTGCAGTCTGCTATCCTGAGGAGCCTCTCAGGGAGTGGCCAGAGATCTCCCTGCTGACCGAGAATGACCGCCAATACTACATCCCTGTCTTTTAA